A genome region from Aurantiacibacter sp. MUD61 includes the following:
- a CDS encoding hydrogen peroxide-inducible genes activator: MSTYLPTIKQLQYLVALHEHQHFGRAAEASFVSQSTLSAGIRELESLLGVTLVERSRRVVRFTPLGKSVVDKAHRVLREAEELAELVQAAGKPLSGELRMSVIPTIAPFLLPRILPRLRKERPQLKLFLREETSDHAIESLHHGRADCVLLALPFATGEVESEIIQDDALYVAFPKDDPRDPPAEIPPNMIDEGRLLLLEDGHCLKEHALAACNRPEMRASATMIGTSLHTLVQMVDNGLGLTMLPQMAIDAGILHETDVVARPLKGANTSRQIALVWRANSPRADEFKLLAEELRAG, from the coding sequence ATGAGCACCTACCTCCCCACCATAAAGCAGTTGCAATATCTCGTCGCCCTGCACGAGCATCAGCATTTTGGCCGCGCGGCGGAGGCGAGTTTCGTGTCGCAATCGACGCTGTCGGCAGGGATCCGCGAGCTGGAATCTCTGCTCGGCGTGACGCTGGTGGAGCGCAGCCGCCGGGTTGTGCGCTTTACGCCGCTTGGCAAGAGCGTGGTCGACAAGGCGCACCGCGTGCTGCGCGAGGCAGAGGAACTGGCCGAGCTGGTGCAAGCCGCGGGCAAGCCGCTGTCGGGCGAATTGCGCATGAGCGTGATCCCCACGATCGCGCCTTTCCTTTTGCCGCGCATCCTGCCGCGGCTGCGCAAGGAGCGGCCGCAGTTGAAGCTCTTCCTGCGCGAAGAGACTTCGGATCACGCCATCGAGTCGCTCCATCACGGACGTGCCGATTGCGTCCTGCTCGCCCTGCCCTTCGCGACCGGCGAAGTGGAAAGCGAGATCATCCAGGACGATGCGCTTTACGTCGCTTTCCCCAAAGATGACCCGCGCGATCCGCCAGCGGAAATCCCGCCCAATATGATCGACGAAGGGCGCCTGCTACTGCTCGAAGACGGGCACTGCTTGAAAGAACATGCGCTCGCCGCCTGCAACCGCCCGGAAATGCGCGCGAGTGCGACGATGATCGGCACCAGCCTGCACACGCTTGTGCAGATGGTCGACAATGGCCTCGGCCTCACCATGCTGCCGCAGATGGCGATCGATGCGGGGATTTTGCACGAGACCGATGTCGTCGCCCGTCCGCTCAAAGGCGCAAACACCAGCCGCCAGATTGCGCTTGTCTGGCGCGCCAATTCGCCGCGTGCGGATGAATTCAAGCTGCTGGCTGAGGAATTGCGCGCGGGTTAG
- the rnd gene encoding ribonuclease D — protein MKIHPLITESKDLAKLCKRLAKGDFVCVDTEFMRENTYYPLLCLVQVGNEEEAAAIDPLADGIDLQPLWDLLTDNDEVLKIFHAGGQDVEIVFNFTGKTPYPIFDTQIAMMAISQSEQIGYANLVESWLNKTIDKGARFTDWSRRPLTDRQIEYAIGDVTYLAQIFPKILNKLIKTDRGHWLNAEMEKLADPSNYANNLEHAWRRIRAPGRNPAVLGRLKDLAAWREKEAQDKDIPRGRIIRDETLADIASHPPKKQADLSKVRGLSQAWKENDIGKRLMRVLKHAEPLPAEEMPTKAKRGAPLGKEGALVADLLKLLLKIRAREIEVASRLLTKADELEALAAGVRKLQILEGWRFEVFGKDALELVEGKLAFAVENGRLKMTHIDDVKAEMAEAAEAE, from the coding sequence ATGAAAATCCATCCCCTTATTACTGAAAGCAAAGACCTCGCCAAGCTATGCAAGCGTTTGGCGAAAGGCGATTTTGTCTGCGTGGACACAGAGTTCATGCGCGAGAACACATACTACCCGCTGCTGTGCCTGGTGCAGGTCGGCAATGAGGAAGAGGCCGCGGCGATCGATCCGCTGGCTGACGGGATTGACCTCCAGCCGCTGTGGGACTTGCTCACCGACAATGATGAAGTGCTGAAGATTTTCCACGCCGGCGGGCAGGATGTGGAAATCGTGTTCAATTTTACCGGCAAGACCCCCTACCCCATTTTCGATACGCAAATCGCGATGATGGCGATCAGCCAGTCCGAACAGATCGGTTACGCCAATCTGGTCGAAAGCTGGCTCAACAAGACGATCGACAAAGGCGCGCGCTTCACCGATTGGAGCCGCCGCCCACTGACCGACCGGCAGATCGAATATGCGATTGGCGATGTCACCTACCTGGCGCAGATTTTTCCGAAGATCCTCAACAAGCTGATCAAGACCGATCGCGGCCATTGGCTGAATGCGGAAATGGAAAAGCTCGCCGATCCAAGCAATTACGCCAACAATCTGGAGCATGCGTGGCGGCGCATTCGTGCCCCGGGCCGCAATCCGGCGGTGCTTGGCCGCCTCAAGGATTTGGCTGCGTGGCGCGAGAAAGAGGCGCAGGACAAGGATATCCCGCGCGGGCGCATTATTCGCGATGAAACGCTTGCCGATATCGCCAGCCATCCGCCGAAGAAACAAGCAGATCTCTCGAAGGTACGCGGCTTGTCGCAAGCGTGGAAAGAGAATGACATCGGCAAGCGCCTGATGCGCGTCCTCAAACATGCGGAACCCCTGCCAGCCGAGGAAATGCCGACCAAGGCCAAGCGCGGTGCACCTTTGGGCAAGGAAGGTGCGCTGGTGGCCGACCTGCTGAAGCTGCTCCTGAAAATCCGCGCCCGCGAAATCGAAGTCGCGTCTCGCCTGTTGACCAAGGCCGATGAGCTGGAAGCCCTCGCCGCCGGTGTGCGAAAGCTGCAAATCCTCGAAGGCTGGCGCTTCGAAGTCTTCGGCAAGGACGCGCTTGAGCTGGTCGAAGGCAAACTCGCATTCGCCGTGGAAAACGGCCGCCTGAAGATGACTCACATCGATGATGTGAAAGCCGAAATGGCAGAGGCGGCTGAGGCCGAATAG